One Dioscorea cayenensis subsp. rotundata cultivar TDr96_F1 chromosome 15, TDr96_F1_v2_PseudoChromosome.rev07_lg8_w22 25.fasta, whole genome shotgun sequence genomic region harbors:
- the LOC120277955 gene encoding tyrosine decarboxylase-like, translating to MGSLRAHLLETNPSCELKPLDPEEFRRQGHLVIDFLADYYHNVDKYPVRSQVEPGYLSKLIPDTAPNNPDPIETILQDVQNDILPGITHWMSPNYYAYFPSSGSMAGFLGEMLSTGFNIVGFNWMSSPAATELETIVMDWLGKMIDLPPSFLYSGGGGGVLQGTTCEAILCTLTAARDKILNEIGRDQITRLVVYGSDQTHCALRKAAQIVGIQPRNFRAIETSPSNAFGLSPASLRDALIADIAAELVPVYLCATVGTTSSTAVDPIAGLCEVANEFGVWVHVDAAYAGSACVCPEFRHFIDGVEKANSFSFNAHKWFFTNLDCCCLWVKEPGALVNSLSTNPEYLKNKATESKQVIDYKDWQIALSRRFRAMKLWLVLRSYGVANLRNFIRSHVKMAKQFEFMVQMDKRFEIFLPRTFAMVCFRLLMPSSKSDGKEPARVLEITNELNQKLLEMVNSSGKIYMTHAIVGEVYIIRFAIGASLTEEKHVKFAWNVVQEHAEAIIAALD from the coding sequence ATGGGCAGTCTTCGAGCTCATCTCCTTGAAACTAACCCGTCCTGCGAGCTAAAACCTCTTGACCCTGAAGAATTTCGCAGGCAGGGCCATTTGGTTATCGACTTCTTGGCTGATTACTACCACAATGTTGACAAATATCCAGTTCGAAGCCAGGTTGAACCTGGTTATCTCTCGAAGCTCATCCCTGACACAGCACCCAACAACCCCGACCCCATTGAAACCATACTGCAAGACGTGCAGAATGACATCTTGCCGGGGATCACCCATTGGATGAGCCCCAACTACTACGCCTACTTCCCGTCCAGTGGCAGCATGGCCGGGTTTCTCGGTGAGATGCTTAGCACTGGATTCAATATCGTGGGTTTCAACTGGATGTCCTCCCCGGCCGCCACTGAGCTCGAGACCATCGTCATGGACTGGCTTGGAAAAATGATCGACCTCCCTCCATCTTTCCTTTACTctggcggcggcggcggtgtGCTCCAAGGCACCACCTGCGAGGCGATTCTCTGCACTCTTACGGCCGCGCGTGACAAGATCTTGAATGAGATTGGCCGAGATCAAATCACTCGTTTGGTTGTCTACGGCTCCGATCAAACTCACTGCGCCTTACGTAAAGCAGCACAGATCGTTGGCATCCAACCACGAAACTTCCGAGCTATCGAAACTTCTCCCTCCAACGCGTTTGGGCTCTCGCCTGCGTCGCTCCGCGATGCACTAATTGCCGACATCGCTGCTGAGCTCGTCCCTGTCTACCTCTGCGCGACGGTCGGGACGACCTCATCCACTGCGGTCGATCCAATCGCTGGCCTCTGTGAAGTTGCGAACGAGTTCGGAGTTTGGGTCCATGTCGACGCTGCATACGCTGGAAGCGCGTGTGTGTGCCCGGAGTTTCGCCATTTCATTGATGGAGTGGAGAAAGCCAACTCCTTCAGCTTCAATGCTCACAAGTGGTTCTTCACTAACTTGGACTGTTGTTGTCTCTGGGTCAAAGAACCTGGAGCTCTAGTGAACTCACTATCAACCAACCCGGAGTATTTGAAAAACAAGGCCACTGAATCTAAGCAAGTGATTGACTATAAAGACTGGCAGATTGCACTCAGCCGAAGGTTCCGTGCCATGAAACTGTGGCTAGTGTTGCGTAGCTATGGAGTTGCTAACTTGAGAAATTTCATTAGGAGTCATGTGAAAATGGCAAAGCAGTTTGAATTCATGGTACAGATGGACAAGAGGTTTGAGATTTTCTTGCCGAGAACCTTTGCTATGGTTTGTTTCCGGCTTCTCATGCCATCGTCCAAATCTGATGGTAAAGAACCCGCGAGGGTGCTGGAGATTACAAACGAGCTCAACCAGAAACTCCTCGAGATGGTGAACTCATCTGGAAAAATATACATGACCCATGCTATAGTTGGAGAAGTATATATAATAAGGTTTGCCATTGGAGCTTCGTTGACAGAGGAGAAGCATGTGAAGTTTGCATGGAATGTCGTTCAAGAGCATGCTGAGGCTATAATTGCAGCCTTGGATTGA